The stretch of DNA GCTGCCGTGCGTCAGATCGGGCCGGACATGCGTGGGAACGGCGCCTGTTACGCTCGCATCATGCCTGATGACGAGCGAATAGATGCCCGCCATGCTGCCCTCGCTTCGGGGGCTCGTCGGCGTGTGCTGGCAGCGTTGCAGGAATCTGCGCAACCGCTCGACGCGGCGTCGGTGGCCGCGCGAATCGAGCTGCATGTCACGACGACACGCTTCCACTTGAATCGGCTGGAAGACGCTGGTCTCGTGCGTCGCGCTGCCCCTCGGGCCGGAACCCGGGGCCGCCCCCGCGTGCTGTACACCTCTGATCCGTCGGTTCGCAGCGTCGAGGCCCACCGGGATCTGGTCGCTGTGCTCAGCAGTTCTCTGGGAGAGGATGACGATGGCGGGCGTGCACGAGCCATTCGCGCCGGAGAATCCTGGTCGCAGAAATACGAGCAGGAGCTGAATCACGCGACGGGGCCCGGCGTCGATGCCCTGGTCGGTCTTCTCGACCGGCTCGGTTACGACGCGGTGAGCGACTCTCACCTCATCACCCTGCGGGCCTGCCCGTTCCGAGAGGAAGCCCTGCGCAACCCTGACGTCGTCTGCGGAGTGCATCTGGGGCTGCTGCGCGGTGCGGCGGAAGTGCTCGGCCAGGAGAACCACACTGTGAGTTTGCGCCCATTCACCGGACCGGGCCGATGCGAGATTGAGTTGTCCGCCGAGTGGTTCCCGCAGGGTGAGGGCTTTTCCAGGCCAGATTAAAAGGATGATGGTAGTTTCAATGCCATGGACCTGATCTTGCCGGTCGCGCTGGTTCCCGCCAGGGACCCCGTCGCGCGTTTCGGTGAATGCGGGGAGCTCGACTATCAGTCGTATACGGCGCTCGACGTGGGCGGAATCCCTCACGACATCTTGTGCCGTGCAGTGATCCGCACTCTCGACACGCTGGGTCCCGGTGGAGGGTTCATTCTGACGAACGTGAATGACCCCGTTCAGTTTCTCACCGAGCTCGACGAGCGCGCACGGGGACGGTTCACCGAAAGCCACGTCATTTCGGGCCCCACCGACTGGGATATTCAGTTTGTGAGCACGGAGTTGGTGCAGAGCACGGAGTTGGTGCAGAGCACGGAGTTGGCGCAGGGAGAGGTGTACTGATGCACCCCCTGATACACGCCCTGAGCTGACCCGGTCCCGGCAATCCCAGCGGAGGAACCCGTAGGGTGGAGGGATGACACACAGCGTTCCCACCCTCACCCTCAACGACGGCCACACGATTCCGCAGCTCGGATTCGGCGTGTTCAAAGTCGAACCGACCGAAACGACCCGCATCGTCTCCGATGCGCTTGAGGTGGGCTACCGCCACATCGACACCGCTGCCATCTATGGCAATGAAGAGGGCGTCGGCGCGGCGCTGGCCTCGTCGGCGATCGATCGTTCCGACCTGTTTGTGACCACCAAGCTGTGGAACGACCGTCAGGGCACCCAGTCGGCATTTGACGCCTTCGATGAGAGCATCGACAAACTCGGTCTCGACTACGTCGACCTCTACCTGATCCATTGGCCGGCGCCGGCCAACGACAAGTACATCGAGAGCTGGAAGGCGCTCGAGCAGATTCGTGACTCCGGCCGCGCCCGCTCGATCGGTGTCTCCAACTTCTTGGTGCCCCACCTCAGCCGCCTGCTGGCTGAGACGGATGTCGTGCCCGCCGTCAACCAGATCGAGCTGCACCCTGCGCACCAACAGCCCGAGGTCAGCGCGTACGCGCGCCGCCACGGCATCGCCATCGAGGCCTGGGGTCCGCTCGGCCAGGGCAAGTACCCGTTGTTCGACGAGACCGTGGTCGCCGTTGCCGCCGAGGCACACGGCAAGACGCCGGCACAGGTCGTCATCCGCTGGCACCTCCAGACCGACAACATCGTCTTCCCGAAATCGAGCAACCGTGCCCGCATGGCCGAGAACTTCGATGTTTTCGACTTCGAACTGACCCCGGTCGAGGTCCGGGCCCTCTCGGGGCTCGAGCGTGTGGGCCGCGTCAGCGCACACCCCGACGAGGTCAACTAGCAGCGGCAGCGGTGACTCCCGCTGCTACGGCGTGATCGGCGCGCGCGTGATCGTCTCGAACTCACTGCCGGAACGTCCCTGCAACCGACGGTGAATGGATCCCGCGATACGGCTCGCTTGCAGCTTGGCGCGTTCGGCGTGCTCGCCCACAAAGAGCCCGTCGACGGTCGTCACCCAGAGGTCAAGCCACCGCTCGAAATGCTCGGCGCGAAGCGGCACCTTCTCGTTCAGGCTGACGTGCAGCGCGAGGGCGTTCCGGCGGTAGAGTCCGGCGCCAAACAACACCGTCTCCCAAAAGTCGCAGATGATCGGCAGATGATGGTCGAGATCCATCTGGGCAATGTCGGTGAAAATCGGCCCGAGCAGGTCGTCGGCGAAGGCTCGTCGGTAGAATTCGCTGGTCAGCGCGTAGACGTCGTCGCGATTGTGCAGGTCTGCTCGAACGGATTCCATGATTCAACGCTAGCCGCACCCACACGGCGGGTGCTAGCTTGAGCGGCGTGAAATCTGACGCTCGCCCCCCGGGTTCTCGCCCGTTCACGCTCGTCGGATCGGTAGCGGTGGTAGCAGGGGGCCTGCTTGCCGCCATCACCGCGCCGCTCAGCCTCGACCATGGCTCGTGGGCCGCCGCCTATCTGGTGCTCGTTGTGGGCGTCGCGCAGATCGCACTCGGTCGAGCACAGGCGGCGCTTGTGCCGCGGGCTCCGTCGCGTGCGACAGTCGCCGTGCAGGTGGTGGCGTGGAACGGTGGCAGCGCAGCGGTGCTCGCCGGCACGTTCCTTGGCCTTCCCCTCGTTGTCGACACCGGGGGTGTGCTGCTGGTCGTCACGCTTGTTCTCGCCATTCGCGCCCTCGGCCCCCGTGCACACCGATCGCAGCGAACAGCCGTGGTCTGGGCGCGGGCGAGCTACCTGGTCTTTCTTGCGCTCGTGCTCGTGAGCATCCCGATCGGGCTGACACTGGCGCATCTGCGTTCTCGGTGAGCGGAGCCGACGCGGCGTGTTTCTGCTCTGAGTTCTGCCAGTATTGCTCTACTGGTCAAAATCGATGAGTCACTGGGGGCACGATGCACACGCGCCCCCCACTCATGCCTGAACGCGCAGATCCGACGGTATTTGCCCTCCGCGGTCTCCGTAAGGACTTCGGTACCGCACGTGTCGTGAACGACGTGCACCTCGAGTTCCCGGCCGGAACGATCCACGCTCTGCTCGGCGAGAACGGTGCGGGAAAGTCCACACTGATCCGAATGCTCGCCGGCGTGCTTCCCGCCGACGCCGGGCACCTCGAGATCGACGGCGTGGTGCGGCATCCGCGCTCGGTCGCCGAGGCCCAGAGCCTGGGGATCGTCGCGCTCCCGCAGGAGCTCAGCCTCGTCCCCAGTCTGGGAGCAGCAGAGAACATCTTCCTCGGTCTGCGCCGACCCGGCCGGTTCGGCCTCGTCGACCGCAGCCAGATGGACCAGGATGCCGCGTCGATTCTGGCCCGTCTGGGGCAGACGATTCCGCTGCGCACCCCCATCAGCGAACTCTCGGCCGTGCAGCAGACCATGGTCGCGCTCGCCCGCGCGCTGGCCCGCGAAGCGCGGTTGCTGATTCTCGACGAACCGACGGCCGCACTCACCGACACCGAAACCGTGCAACTGTTCGCGGTTCTGCGTGAACTTCGCTCCGCCGGCACGTCGATCGTCTATATCTCGCACCGGCTCGATGAGGTGTTCCAGCTCGCCGACACGGTGTCCGTGATGCGCGGTGGAAGCCTGGTCTGGACCAAGCCCGTTGCGGAGACCCACACACACGACGTCGTTGCGGCGATGATCGGCCGTGCCCAGAATGAAATCTACCCGCGCCGCGCCGGCACAGCCGGGGTGCCGCTGCTGCAGATCACGAACCTGCACGGCCACCGACTGCAGGGCGTGAGCCTCACCGCGTCCCGAGGCAGAGTGCTCGGCATCGCCGGTCTGGCCGGTTCGGGGCGCAGCGAACTCGTGAAGATCATCGCCGGCGCCGAGGCGAAAACGGGCGGACAGATCACCGTCGACGATGCTGCGCATCCGGGTCACTCGGTCAAACGGGCCATGGCCGCCGGCATCGCGTTGGTTCCGGAAGAACGCCGCAGCCAGGGGCTCATCATGGCGGAGTCGATCAGCAGCAACATCGCTCTGGCGAACCTCACCGCCCTCAGCCGGTGGGGCGTCGCCTCCGCGCGCCAGGAGAAGGCCATGGCCACCCGTGGCGTGGCGCGCCTGCGCATCACCGCGGCATCCGTTGCGCAGCCGGTGAACGAGCTGTCGGGAGGCAACCAGCAGAAGGTCGTGCTGGCCCGGTACCTCGAACGGAACCCACGTGTGCTGTTGCTCGACGAGCCGACGCGTGGCATCGACGTGGGCACCAAAGCCGAAATCTATGCGCTCATCCGTGCCCTGGCCGATGACGGAGTCGCGGTCATCGTGGTCTCCTCCGACATTCCTGAACTGCTCGGCCTCGCCGACGAGATCGCTGTGCTGCACGAAGGGCGGCTGACCGCTGTGGTGGCGGCCGCCGACTCCGACGAGTCGTCGATTTTGCACCACTGCTACTGGAGGGCCGAATAATGTCGCGTCTCGAATCTGCACCGCGCACCGCGAACCCGACGGTGCGAGCGCTGGCCCACCGCCTTCCCGGCCGGATGGCGTCGCTCGGCACCCTGATCGGGCTGATCGGGCTGATCGTGCTCTTCGGTCTGCTGAAGCCCGCCATCTTTCTCACTCCTCTGAACTTCAGCAACATCCTCGAGCAGGTAGCCGTGCTCGCACTGGTTGCCGCCGTACAAACCGTCGTCATGGTCGTCGGCGATTTCGACCTGTCGGTGGGGGCTCTCGCCAGCCTGGTCGGAGTGTTGGTGGCCCAGCTGCTCGTTGCCGGGGTCGACCCGGTTCAGGCGATCGCGGTGGGCCTGACCGCCGGCCTGCTGGCCGGAGCGATCAACGGATTCCTGGTGGCGTATGTGGGGCTGTCTGCCTTCATCGCCACCCTGGCGACAATGACCTCGTTCACCGGCCTGGCCCTGCTGCTCAGCAACGGAACGACGGTGTTCGGCCTGCCCGAATCGTTCATCTGGCTCGGCCAGGGGCGCCTCGGCCCGGTTCCCGTGCCGATTGTCATTGCCGTTGTCGTCATGCTTCTGGTCTGGTTCCTGCTCTCACGCACGGTGCTCGGGCGCACCTGGTACGCGATCGGCGGCAATGCGGAGGCCGCGCGCCTCTCGGGAGTCAACACCAGACTGGTCAGATTCTCGGCCTTTCTCATCGCGGGTCTGGGCGCGGCCCTGGCCGGCGTGATCCTCACCGCGCGGCTCGCTTCCGGGCATCCGTCTGCCGCCGATCCGATGATGCTCAGCTCGATCGCGGCTGTCTTTCTCGGCGTCACGCTCAGTCGAACCGGCTCACCCACCATCGGCGGCACCGCTGTGGGGCTCGGCATCGTCGGCGTGCTCAGCAACGGTTTGAACCTGTTGCACGTGAATAGCTACCTGCAGCAGGTGCTCACGGGTGTCATCATTGTGCTCGCCGTGAGCCTGAGTCGGTTGAGCCGGAACCGTCGATGAGCGCAGCAGTTTTCGCCGCGCTTGATTTCGGCACATCGGGGGTGAAGGTCGCCCTGATCGACACCGACGGTGTGACTCTCGCGGGTGCTCAGGCGCCCTACCCGACCGTGTCGGGACGTGCGGGGGAGCGGGAGCAGGATCCCAGCGACTGGTGGGCGGCCGGCGTCGCCGCGCTTCGCGAGTGCCCGGCGGCCGTGCGCGACCGGGTCGTCGCCGTCGCAGCGACCGGGCAAATGCAAGATCTCATTTGTGTGGCGGACTCGGGCGGTGCCGGCGAGGTCAGGCGCAGCCCGGTTCGCGCCGCGCTGCTCTACTCCGACACCCGGGCCGGCGCCCAGCACACTCGGTTGAGCAACGCGTTTCCCGACTGGGCCCGGCGCACCGGCAACCACCAGGATTCGTCAAATGTGGGCGCCAAAATCGCCTGGCTGGCCGACACCGAACCCGCGACTCTTGCGAGTTCGACGAGCCTGCTGTTCAGCGCCGCAGGTTATGTGCTCTGGCGGGCCGGCGCCGAGCCGGCCTGCGACCTGGCGACGGCGTCGGTGACCGGGCTGCTCGATGTCGGCCGGCGCGAGTGGTTCCACGCGATGGTGACAGCCAGCGGTGCGACGCCCGCGCAGCTGCCCCGACTGGTTCAGCATGCGGCCAGCGCCGAGTCCATCGTGGGCACTCTGACGGATGCCGCAGCGCACGAGTGGGGACTGCCCGCCGGTATCCCGCTCGTGTTGGCGCTCGGCGATGCCGCAGCGACGACCGACGGACTCGTGGGGAGCGAACCCGGCGACGCCTACCTCTACCTCGGCAGTACCGGCTGGTTTGCGCAGATCGGCGCGACTGCCGCCGATCCGTCACCGCGCCATTCCATCGTGCTGCCCGGCTGGCAGCGGCGCCTGCAGATCGGCGCCGTGCTCTCGGCCGGCACGGCGTCGGCCTGGGCGCTGGCAACATTTCTTCCCGGTCTGAGCTTTGCCGAGGCCGATGCCCTCGCCGGCGCGCGCCTGGATTCCGCACCGCCGGCCCGCCTGCTGTGCCTGCCGGGGCTGAACGGCGAGCGCACCCCGGTGCGCGACAACCAGGCGCGTGGCGCATTCATCGGTATCACCGACCAGACGGATGCGGTCGATCTTTACCTCGCGGTTCTGACCGGGGTCGCGATGAACCTGCGGCACGCTGCCGACGACATGCGCGCCGACGACATGCGCGCCGACGACATGCGCGCCGACGACACGCGTGCCGACGACCGGCAGCCCCCTCCGCCACGACGGCTCGCCCTGGTGGGCGGAGCAGCGGAGTCGCCGACCTGGCGTCGCATTCTGGCCTCGGTTTTCGATGTGCCGGTCATCACCGGCCCGCACGGGGATCCGGGAACCGTCTCGGCCGCCCGACACGCCGCAGACGCCCTCGGACTGGCTCACAGCATCCGTTCGCTTTTCGACATCGCCGCTGGGGATGAGACCGGGGCGGGGTTCGTGACCGAACCCGGACCCGGCACCCCTCTCTATCGAGAACTCCTTCCGGTGCACCGCGCACTCTACGACGCGCTCGCCGGGAGCTTTCAGTCCCTCGCCCAGATTTGATTCGACCGCACCGCACCGCACCGCACCGCACCGCACCGCACCACATCCCACCTCCTGAAAGGCACCACCATGAAGATCTCCAGACGGCTGAGCCTCGCCGCAGCACTGACGCTGCCCGTTGTGTTCGCGCTCACGGCCTGCTCAAGCACCAGCGCTCCCGCAGCCGACGATGTGACGCGCGTCGTCGTACTCACGCCCTACCTGTCGAGTGCAGCGACGAAGGAGTCGATTGACGAGTTCACCACGCAGGGCGAAAAGCTGGGCTGGGAGATCAGCGTCGTCGACACCGCTGGCGACATGAACAAGCTCAACAGTGCGTTCCAGGACGCCGCGGCGCAGCAACCGGATGCCATCGTGCTCGGCTCCGGTGACCCGACCCAGATCTCGCTCGGTTTGAAGTCGGCCGTGGCCGCCGGCATTCCGGTCTTCGCCATGGATGCCGCGGCCAACGATCTGATCGCCGCCAACGTCACGAGCGACAACACCAGCCTTGGTGACCAGAGCGCGAGCGCGTTGATCGACCTGATGGGTGGCACGGGGGCTGTGGTCATGATGACCCACGAACCGCACCCGGGTGTGAAGGCACGTGCCGCCGGAGCCCGCGAGACGTTTGCGGCCGCCGGAATCACCGTGCTCGAAGAGAAGCATGTCGAGAACCCGGGCGCCGTCGACAGTGCCCGCACCTCGATGCAGGACATCATCTCGTCG from Leifsonia psychrotolerans encodes:
- a CDS encoding helix-turn-helix transcriptional regulator, whose translation is MPDDERIDARHAALASGARRRVLAALQESAQPLDAASVAARIELHVTTTRFHLNRLEDAGLVRRAAPRAGTRGRPRVLYTSDPSVRSVEAHRDLVAVLSSSLGEDDDGGRARAIRAGESWSQKYEQELNHATGPGVDALVGLLDRLGYDAVSDSHLITLRACPFREEALRNPDVVCGVHLGLLRGAAEVLGQENHTVSLRPFTGPGRCEIELSAEWFPQGEGFSRPD
- a CDS encoding DUF2249 domain-containing protein, which encodes MDLILPVALVPARDPVARFGECGELDYQSYTALDVGGIPHDILCRAVIRTLDTLGPGGGFILTNVNDPVQFLTELDERARGRFTESHVISGPTDWDIQFVSTELVQSTELVQSTELAQGEVY
- a CDS encoding aldo/keto reductase, encoding MTHSVPTLTLNDGHTIPQLGFGVFKVEPTETTRIVSDALEVGYRHIDTAAIYGNEEGVGAALASSAIDRSDLFVTTKLWNDRQGTQSAFDAFDESIDKLGLDYVDLYLIHWPAPANDKYIESWKALEQIRDSGRARSIGVSNFLVPHLSRLLAETDVVPAVNQIELHPAHQQPEVSAYARRHGIAIEAWGPLGQGKYPLFDETVVAVAAEAHGKTPAQVVIRWHLQTDNIVFPKSSNRARMAENFDVFDFELTPVEVRALSGLERVGRVSAHPDEVN
- a CDS encoding group III truncated hemoglobin, encoding MESVRADLHNRDDVYALTSEFYRRAFADDLLGPIFTDIAQMDLDHHLPIICDFWETVLFGAGLYRRNALALHVSLNEKVPLRAEHFERWLDLWVTTVDGLFVGEHAERAKLQASRIAGSIHRRLQGRSGSEFETITRAPITP
- a CDS encoding sugar ABC transporter ATP-binding protein; translated protein: MPERADPTVFALRGLRKDFGTARVVNDVHLEFPAGTIHALLGENGAGKSTLIRMLAGVLPADAGHLEIDGVVRHPRSVAEAQSLGIVALPQELSLVPSLGAAENIFLGLRRPGRFGLVDRSQMDQDAASILARLGQTIPLRTPISELSAVQQTMVALARALAREARLLILDEPTAALTDTETVQLFAVLRELRSAGTSIVYISHRLDEVFQLADTVSVMRGGSLVWTKPVAETHTHDVVAAMIGRAQNEIYPRRAGTAGVPLLQITNLHGHRLQGVSLTASRGRVLGIAGLAGSGRSELVKIIAGAEAKTGGQITVDDAAHPGHSVKRAMAAGIALVPEERRSQGLIMAESISSNIALANLTALSRWGVASARQEKAMATRGVARLRITAASVAQPVNELSGGNQQKVVLARYLERNPRVLLLDEPTRGIDVGTKAEIYALIRALADDGVAVIVVSSDIPELLGLADEIAVLHEGRLTAVVAAADSDESSILHHCYWRAE
- a CDS encoding ABC transporter permease, which gives rise to MSRLESAPRTANPTVRALAHRLPGRMASLGTLIGLIGLIVLFGLLKPAIFLTPLNFSNILEQVAVLALVAAVQTVVMVVGDFDLSVGALASLVGVLVAQLLVAGVDPVQAIAVGLTAGLLAGAINGFLVAYVGLSAFIATLATMTSFTGLALLLSNGTTVFGLPESFIWLGQGRLGPVPVPIVIAVVVMLLVWFLLSRTVLGRTWYAIGGNAEAARLSGVNTRLVRFSAFLIAGLGAALAGVILTARLASGHPSAADPMMLSSIAAVFLGVTLSRTGSPTIGGTAVGLGIVGVLSNGLNLLHVNSYLQQVLTGVIIVLAVSLSRLSRNRR
- a CDS encoding FGGY family carbohydrate kinase → MSAAVFAALDFGTSGVKVALIDTDGVTLAGAQAPYPTVSGRAGEREQDPSDWWAAGVAALRECPAAVRDRVVAVAATGQMQDLICVADSGGAGEVRRSPVRAALLYSDTRAGAQHTRLSNAFPDWARRTGNHQDSSNVGAKIAWLADTEPATLASSTSLLFSAAGYVLWRAGAEPACDLATASVTGLLDVGRREWFHAMVTASGATPAQLPRLVQHAASAESIVGTLTDAAAHEWGLPAGIPLVLALGDAAATTDGLVGSEPGDAYLYLGSTGWFAQIGATAADPSPRHSIVLPGWQRRLQIGAVLSAGTASAWALATFLPGLSFAEADALAGARLDSAPPARLLCLPGLNGERTPVRDNQARGAFIGITDQTDAVDLYLAVLTGVAMNLRHAADDMRADDMRADDMRADDTRADDRQPPPPRRLALVGGAAESPTWRRILASVFDVPVITGPHGDPGTVSAARHAADALGLAHSIRSLFDIAAGDETGAGFVTEPGPGTPLYRELLPVHRALYDALAGSFQSLAQI
- a CDS encoding sugar ABC transporter substrate-binding protein, with product MKISRRLSLAAALTLPVVFALTACSSTSAPAADDVTRVVVLTPYLSSAATKESIDEFTTQGEKLGWEISVVDTAGDMNKLNSAFQDAAAQQPDAIVLGSGDPTQISLGLKSAVAAGIPVFAMDAAANDLIAANVTSDNTSLGDQSASALIDLMGGTGAVVMMTHEPHPGVKARAAGARETFAAAGITVLEEKHVENPGAVDSARTSMQDIISSRGAEVTGVWGGWDEPALGVTQALNAAGVTNVPVVGVDGQDFALAEIDKKGPFQATIKQDWASIAGQVVALIQDLVDNGTPPAQGQYELPGTLITGTK